Genomic window (Campylobacter ureolyticus ACS-301-V-Sch3b):
TATTAAGCCTAAGCCCTACATCTTTATACTCTACTTCATCGCTTGTTACAGTTTGATTATTTTGCACTTCAACACGTGATTTTTTAATAGGAGTTTTAATTACACTTTCTATAACACTATCTTTATTATCTATAAGTGTAACTCTAGGATTATAAAGCAAATCAGAAACGCCGTTTTCTTTCAAAAGATTTATCAAGCTTGTAACACTATCTTTTTTTATACTCGTGCTATCAACTGTTAAAATATTTGTAATTATCTTAAAATAAAAATGGTCTAATGGATTTAAAACAGCTTCTATTTTAGGTCCAATTTCTTTTAACTTTGAATTATCTGTGCTTATAATTGTAAAACTAAGTTGTCTCAACTGATAACTTGTATCAAGTCCTTTTATAAGGCTTTCAATAGTTTTAAATTGACTTTCGGTAGTGATCAATAAAACACGATCAGAATAAACACTAAATTTAATATTTTCATTAAATAAATTTAAAGCACTTATAACATCATCTTTAGAAATATGCTTAAATTTTATAATATAATCATTTAAAATAGGATTTTCTTCAATAGTTGGATTATAAATCAAAATAACACTATCTTGAAGCATATAATCAAGACCATTAACCTTTAAAATATCTTTTAATAATCCATCCAAAACTTCAATTTTTGTAAGATCAAGAGTAGGCAAAAATACATCAAAATTAGTATTAATTTCACCACTAATCACAATATTTTTACCAGTAATTCCGCTAATCTCACCTAAAAAATCACTGAATTTAATAGTTCTAAATTCTAAAGAATATAAAAAACTATTTAAAACTAAAAGTATTAAAACTACCTTTATTTTCATCGCAAACCTCCTGTAAATCATTAATATTAGAAATAACTTTAGAAAAGTCTAAAGGACAAGATAAGTAATAATCAGCATAATTTACTGATTTCTCATCTTTTAAAAAAATATAACAATCAAAACTAGAAATTAATTCTAAAAAACTATTTAAAGACAAATCTAAACTATAATTTCTAAATTTACAAAAATGCGAATAGCAAGTTATCTTTAAATAAGTTCTTTTATCATTGAAAATTGTTGTATTAAGATCTAAATTTAGATCACTATTTTGAATTAATTGCGGTTCTTTTACACCTTGATTAGTTTGATTAATATCTTTAAATCGTTCATCAGAAATAATAGTTTCTTGTTTAGCTGGTTTAGGTTTTAAAAACTTATAACCAAAATACGAAATAAAAATAATTAAAAGTAAAAATACAATTTTACCAGTTGCATAGCTTTTATAAATCTTAGTTGAACCGCTATTATAAAGATTTGAAATTTTAGGATTAAATCTTAAATTTTCTGATTTTATATAATTTTTTTGATAATCTAAATAAGTTGAATAGACTTTATATCTAAAAAGCCTTGAAAGTATTCTTTTACCACTTGGTTGAGCCATATACATTAATTCTGTATGAACTAAATACTCCCTATTTGTTTGACGGCGAGATTGTAAAAGAAAAACTACATCAATACCAAAATGACCGTGATAACTCAAAAATCTACCTAAAGAATTATTAAATTCTTTTGTAAAAGTATTATAAGCCTCATCTAAAACAATTAAAGTGTGATGATAGTTTTTATAAATTCCTTTTTCATAGGCAAATTTATCATAATCAACTATATCGCCTAAAAAACCGCTTTCGTGTTGAGAGTTTAAAACACTTTCTTCAATAGTTGCATTAAAAAAATCAGTTTTATTAAAAGGCTTAACATATCCCTCAAATTCATCAAATTTTAAACCTACAATATTTGTATAAATAAATCTGTATTTATTTTCTTTTTTCTTAAATTTTAAATATTCCTCATAAATATCATTTACAGCTTTGTAAGTTTTTCCACTTCTTGGCGGTCCTAAAAGTAAAGTTAACATTTTTATCTACTCATCAAATTTAATAAGCTTGTAATTATGTCATTGATATTTTTTCTAACATACATAATCACTTTATAAAGCTGTAAAGCAAAATATAAACTAAGAATTGACAAAAATAAATTCATAGCATTAGAAAAAGCTAAAGCTAAACCACTTTCATGTAAAAAAGCCATTGTAGAGCTTGTAATAGTATGACTTGAAAGACCAGCAAAACTACCACTAGCAGAACTATAATCAAAAGCCTTAGGAAAATATTCTTTTATTAAATTCCAAATTTTCATCATAAACAAAATAGCATATCCAACAAAAGCGATCATAAAAACAATAAAAGAAGCATAAATAGGAATAATAAAGGCTAAAATTGTAACTTTAATACCTACTTTTTTTACAAGCCATTCAATGGCTAAAACTATAAAACCACCAATAGAATTTATTAGCCACTTCATTAAGAATTACCCCCTACCTTAAAAAGATATTTCAAAGAAAACATAATAATTTCAAAGCTAAACCAAAATGTAAAAAATATAGTAAGAATTGATTTATAAGGACTTACCAACCTACAAGGATCTATCTCAAAAATATTAGTTTTTCCACTTCCTGGAGCTGGACCACTAATTTTAAAAGGACATATACCATTAGGAATTTTAGGTTCATCAATACCACCCTTAAAGACATCTAAAGCATTATCAAAATCATTCATTAAACTATTGATATCATCTTTTACACCATTTAAAAAATTAAAAGCGTCATTTATTGAAACATCTAAATTAGACATAGCAGTTTTTAAAGCTGAAAAAGATGTAGCAGTATCAACATTAGGCTTATACTCCCATTGTGCTTTTTGCTCCGCTTTTATATCAGATACATTTTTATTTATATCATCAAGCTTAGAATTAGTGCGATCTAATTTATTGCTTATATTGTCAAGTTTAGAATTAGTAT
Coding sequences:
- a CDS encoding type II secretion system protein GspD, with product MKIKVVLILLVLNSFLYSLEFRTIKFSDFLGEISGITGKNIVISGEINTNFDVFLPTLDLTKIEVLDGLLKDILKVNGLDYMLQDSVILIYNPTIEENPILNDYIIKFKHISKDDVISALNLFNENIKFSVYSDRVLLITTESQFKTIESLIKGLDTSYQLRQLSFTIISTDNSKLKEIGPKIEAVLNPLDHFYFKIITNILTVDSTSIKKDSVTSLINLLKENGVSDLLYNPRVTLIDNKDSVIESVIKTPIKKSRVEVQNNQTVTSDEVEYKDVGLRLNISSVLITNDSVSFSLDLYIENLLDDTDTPRISSRHLKTNVFLTDSNSFLIGGINSKEVITNVKSIPFIENIPILGDITTYKSTKINDYSFSIFITMLPTTNEVMVFPCYLENTPLKSCPNGYFKSTHEPRKGSPLAGNGGRALGYI
- a CDS encoding zonular occludens toxin domain-containing protein; translation: MLTLLLGPPRSGKTYKAVNDIYEEYLKFKKKENKYRFIYTNIVGLKFDEFEGYVKPFNKTDFFNATIEESVLNSQHESGFLGDIVDYDKFAYEKGIYKNYHHTLIVLDEAYNTFTKEFNNSLGRFLSYHGHFGIDVVFLLQSRRQTNREYLVHTELMYMAQPSGKRILSRLFRYKVYSTYLDYQKNYIKSENLRFNPKISNLYNSGSTKIYKSYATGKIVFLLLIIFISYFGYKFLKPKPAKQETIISDERFKDINQTNQGVKEPQLIQNSDLNLDLNTTIFNDKRTYLKITCYSHFCKFRNYSLDLSLNSFLELISSFDCYIFLKDEKSVNYADYYLSCPLDFSKVISNINDLQEVCDENKGSFNTFSFK